Proteins encoded by one window of Vitis vinifera cultivar Pinot Noir 40024 chromosome 10, ASM3070453v1:
- the LOC132254467 gene encoding G-type lectin S-receptor-like serine/threonine-protein kinase At1g11410 yields MDTRVLSVGGQDLFLRVDAITLAQNKRKKNIFHKKWLMVILTVGLALVTVLMVSLSWLAMKKRKGKGRQHKLLFNLNLSDTWLAHYSKAKQGNESRTPSKLQLFDLSTIAAATNNFSFTNKLGRGGFGSVYKGQLSNGQEIAVKRLSKDLGQGVEEFKNEVTLITKLQHRNLVKLLGCCIEEEEKVLIYEYMPNKSLDSFIFDETKRSMLTWEKRFEIIIGIAQGILYLHQDSRLRIIHRDLKASNVLLDVDMIPKISDFGMARLFGGNQIEGSTNRVVGTYGYMSPKYAMEGLFSIKYDVYSFGVLLLEIITGRKNTTYYYGSPSFNLVGYVWSLWTESKALDIVDLSLEKPNHTNEVLRCVHIGLLCVQEFVIDRPTMLTIISMLGNNSTLPLPNQPAFVVKPCHNDANSPSVEASINELTITMDAR; encoded by the exons ATGGACACAAGAGTCCTCAGCGTAGGGGGCCAAGACTTGTTTCTTCGTGTAGATGCTATTACTTTGG ctcaaaataaaagaaagaaaaatatctttCACAAGAAATGGTTGATGGTGATTCTCACGGTGGGGCTTGCTTTGGTCACGGTTCTCATGGTCTCCTTATCTTGGTTGgcaatgaagaagagaaaag GTAAAGGAAGACAACATAAattgttgtttaatttgaaCTTGAGTGATACGTGGCTTGCACACTATTCAAAAGCAAAGCAGGGCAATGAAAGTAGGACACCTTCTAAATTGCAATTATTTGATCTAAGCACTATAGCTGCAGCAACAAATAATTTCTCCTTCACTAATAAACTTGGACGGGGCGGTTTTGGCTCAGTTTATAAG GGCCAATTATCTAATGGACAAGAAATAGCTGTGAAAAGATTATCAAAGGATTTAGGGCAAGGAGTAGAAGAATTTAAGAATGAAGTCACCTTAATTACAAAACTCCAACACAGAAATCTTGTGAAGCTTCTAGGTTGTTGtattgaagaagaagagaaagtgcTAATCTATGAGTACATGCCAAACAAAAGCTTGGACTCTTTCATTTTTG ATGAAACAAAAAGATCAATGTTAACTTGGGAGAAGCGCTTTGAAATCATTATTGGAATTGCCCAAGGGATCTTATATCTTCATCAAGACTCAAGATTAAGAATCATACATAGAGATCTAAAAGCAAGCAATGTTCTATTAGATGTTGATATGATCCCaaaaatttcagattttggtATGGCTAGATTATTTGGTGGGAATCAAATTGAAGGAAGCACAAATCGGGTAGTTGGGACATA TGGTTATATGTCACCTAAATATGCAATGGAAGgactattttcaataaaatatgatGTATATAGCTTTGGGGTTTTGCTATTAGAGATTATTACTGGGAGAAAAAACACAACTTATTATTATGGTAGCCCCTCCTTCAACTTAGTTGGATAT gtttGGAGCCTATGGACAGAAAGCAAAGCCTTAGACATAGTAGATCTATCACTAGAAAAGCCAAATCATACAAACGAAGTATTGAGATGCGTCCACATTGGACTCTTATGTGTGCAAGAATTCGTAATAGATCGACCTACCATGTTGACAATTATTTCCATGTTGGGTAACAACTCCACTCTCCCTCTTCCTAATCAGCCTGCATTTGTTGTGAAACCATGTCATAATGATGCAAACTCACCTAGTGTAGAAGCTTCTATAAATGAGCTAACAATAACTATGGATGCACGTTAA